A single genomic interval of Rhodopseudomonas palustris harbors:
- a CDS encoding CbbQ/NirQ/NorQ/GpvN family protein, translated as MKPALHAIDATLPAPPTYTPAGNECALFEHAWKRRVPLLLKGPTGCGKTRFVAHMAARLGLPLFTVSCHDDLTAADLTGRYLLKGGETVWVDGPLTRAVREGGICYLDEVVEARKDVAVVLHPLADDRRVLPLERTGEELQAPPHFMLVVSYNPGYQSLLKALKPSTRQRFAAIEFGFLAPEQEIAVVAAESGLPSERVAPLVALAGRLRKLKGHDLEEGVSTRLLVYCASLISEGLSVRDAVLASLIEPLTDDADVKAALIEVASAVMG; from the coding sequence ATGAAGCCCGCTCTGCATGCCATCGATGCAACGTTGCCCGCTCCGCCGACCTACACGCCCGCCGGCAACGAATGTGCACTGTTCGAACACGCCTGGAAGCGGCGGGTGCCGCTGCTGCTGAAGGGGCCGACCGGCTGCGGCAAGACGCGCTTCGTCGCGCATATGGCGGCGAGACTCGGCCTGCCGCTGTTCACCGTGTCCTGCCATGACGATCTGACTGCGGCGGATCTCACCGGTCGCTACCTGCTCAAGGGTGGCGAGACGGTGTGGGTCGATGGTCCGCTGACTCGCGCGGTGCGGGAAGGCGGCATCTGCTATCTCGACGAAGTGGTGGAAGCGCGCAAGGACGTCGCGGTGGTGCTGCATCCGCTGGCCGACGATCGCCGCGTGCTGCCGCTGGAGCGCACCGGCGAGGAACTGCAGGCACCGCCGCACTTCATGCTCGTGGTGTCCTACAACCCTGGCTACCAGAGTCTGCTCAAGGCACTGAAGCCGTCGACCCGTCAGCGCTTCGCCGCCATCGAGTTCGGCTTCCTGGCGCCCGAACAGGAAATCGCCGTGGTGGCCGCCGAGAGCGGCCTGCCGAGTGAACGCGTCGCGCCGCTGGTCGCGCTCGCCGGCCGGCTGCGCAAGCTCAAGGGCCACGACCTCGAAGAAGGCGTGTCGACCCGGCTGCTGGTTTACTGCGCCAGCCTGATCAGCGAAGGCCTCTCGGTACGCGACGCCGTCCTCGCCAGCCTGATCGAGCCGCTGACCGACGATGCCGATGTGAAGGCGGCCCTGATCGAAGTCGCCAGCGCGGTGATGGGGTGA
- a CDS encoding nitric oxide reductase activation protein NorD: MLDFLELEETVGRAWHRLVGRAASYLEHPEHAAALIDCRAALGVMYRGFGGETAVQLAGSSARTSGHRLGWRQRIGLGEERLMQPGRDDATLFLPDRIALFADVALNRALYRWLAAWFAVAPTGSVQEADPLRRDVLLLRRAHATTQQVLAAYPGLRGAYHQLAAATAAARPRRALPRMESDLETAIQALLGAEVTPDPELWRMIVTDGEILVRSPPGYQPFLPCPLWGEVWTRDVEAAVCEADEIDEAASKPCSEPRRKAAKRKADDGPKRDPLALNRFEKILAMAEMVNVDRPTEDDDEHADKAADDLDEITIGKSTKKPASKFRFDLDLPPQAIEHSRLTAGTLYPEWDYKRGAYLPDHCRVLAQEAPEQGEAWQCSEATRALVRRVRRQFEALRPRHEVLRAQADGHDLDLDALVRSRCEIAAGDGGFDRFHLAARPQARDLAVTLLVDVSLSTDAWIDNRRVLDVEKEALTVLAHGIEACGDQHSILTFTSRRRAWVRVETVKGFGERMSPLVERRIVALKPGYYTRIGAALRHASAELAKQPQRKKLLLVLTDGKPNDVDHYEGRFALEDSRRAVQEARRSGIAVFGVTIDVDAQSYFPTLFGRAGYAIVGHIGRLPAALPGIYRNLMG, translated from the coding sequence ATGCTCGACTTCCTCGAACTCGAAGAAACCGTCGGCCGTGCCTGGCATCGGCTGGTGGGGCGTGCGGCGAGCTATCTGGAGCATCCAGAACACGCGGCGGCGCTGATCGACTGCCGCGCCGCGCTCGGCGTGATGTATCGCGGGTTCGGCGGCGAGACCGCGGTGCAGCTTGCCGGCAGCAGCGCCCGCACCTCGGGGCACCGTCTCGGCTGGCGGCAACGCATCGGGCTCGGCGAGGAGCGGCTGATGCAGCCCGGCCGCGACGACGCCACGTTGTTTCTGCCCGACCGGATCGCGCTGTTCGCCGATGTCGCACTCAATCGCGCACTGTATCGCTGGCTGGCAGCTTGGTTTGCGGTGGCGCCAACCGGCAGCGTGCAGGAGGCCGATCCGCTGCGGCGCGACGTTCTACTGCTGCGCCGTGCGCACGCCACAACCCAGCAGGTGCTCGCGGCCTATCCCGGGCTTCGTGGGGCCTATCACCAGCTTGCGGCCGCAACCGCGGCCGCGCGGCCGAGGCGTGCACTGCCGCGAATGGAGAGCGATCTCGAAACCGCGATCCAGGCCCTGCTCGGCGCGGAAGTCACACCGGATCCCGAGCTGTGGCGGATGATCGTGACCGATGGGGAGATCCTGGTCCGCTCGCCACCGGGCTATCAGCCGTTTCTGCCGTGCCCGTTGTGGGGTGAAGTCTGGACTCGCGATGTCGAGGCTGCGGTCTGCGAGGCCGACGAAATCGACGAGGCGGCGTCAAAGCCATGTTCGGAGCCGCGGCGTAAGGCGGCGAAGCGGAAGGCGGACGACGGGCCAAAACGCGATCCGCTCGCGCTCAACCGGTTCGAGAAGATCCTAGCAATGGCCGAGATGGTCAATGTCGATCGGCCGACCGAGGATGATGACGAACATGCCGACAAGGCAGCCGACGATCTCGACGAGATCACGATCGGCAAATCGACCAAGAAGCCCGCGAGCAAATTCCGGTTCGATCTCGATCTGCCGCCGCAGGCGATCGAGCACAGTCGGCTCACCGCCGGCACGCTGTATCCGGAATGGGACTATAAGCGCGGCGCCTACCTTCCGGATCATTGCCGCGTGCTGGCACAGGAGGCGCCTGAGCAGGGCGAGGCGTGGCAGTGCAGCGAGGCGACCCGGGCCCTGGTCAGACGAGTGCGACGCCAGTTCGAAGCGTTGCGGCCGCGGCACGAGGTGCTGCGGGCGCAAGCTGACGGTCATGATCTCGACCTGGACGCGCTGGTGCGCTCGCGCTGCGAGATCGCCGCCGGCGATGGCGGCTTCGACCGCTTCCACCTGGCAGCCCGGCCACAGGCGCGCGACCTGGCAGTGACGCTGCTGGTCGACGTCTCGCTGTCGACCGATGCCTGGATCGACAACCGCCGCGTGCTGGATGTCGAGAAAGAAGCGCTGACGGTGCTGGCCCACGGCATCGAAGCATGCGGCGATCAGCACAGCATCCTGACCTTCACGTCGCGGCGCCGGGCTTGGGTGCGGGTGGAGACCGTGAAGGGCTTCGGCGAGCGCATGAGTCCGCTGGTCGAACGGAGGATCGTGGCGCTGAAGCCCGGCTACTACACGCGGATCGGCGCGGCGCTGCGCCATGCCAGCGCGGAGCTGGCCAAACAGCCGCAGCGCAAGAAGCTGCTGTTGGTGCTGACCGATGGCAAGCCCAACGACGTCGACCATTACGAGGGCCGGTTCGCGCTCGAGGACAGCCGCAGGGCGGTGCAGGAAGCCCGCCGCAGCGGCATCGCGGTGTTCGGCGTCACCATCGATGTCGATGCGCAGTCGTATTTTCCGACGCTGTTCGGCCGCGCCGGTTATGCCATCGTCGGACATATCGGCCGGCTGCCCGCCGCGCTCCCCGGCATCTACCGCAACCTAATGGGGTGA
- a CDS encoding formate/nitrite transporter family protein translates to MVWLLPSAEGSQVWIIVVMTWLISAGGFMHIAAGSMEAFMLMLDGSVSIAQVFGGFVAPVLIGNVIGGTALFALLTYAQVMKEME, encoded by the coding sequence ATGGTGTGGCTACTGCCGAGCGCGGAAGGCAGTCAGGTCTGGATCATCGTGGTGATGACCTGGCTGATCTCGGCCGGCGGCTTCATGCACATCGCCGCCGGAAGCATGGAGGCGTTCATGCTGATGCTGGACGGCTCGGTCAGTATCGCCCAGGTGTTCGGCGGATTCGTCGCGCCGGTGCTGATCGGCAACGTCATCGGCGGCACCGCGCTGTTCGCGTTGCTGACCTATGCGCAGGTGATGAAAGAGATGGAGTGA
- a CDS encoding DUF4424 domain-containing protein, producing MHQNIAASAAAVAIALLTCCLPARANDTTAALTTGGLEFRTNADIEMLSEDLSISRERIDVRYRFLNRSSADQHVTVAFPMPEIDFSDASNIDVPNNDSDNFLNFRTKVDGREVTAQLEQKALVDKTDVTARLKALGVPLQPRAKATQTALEALPAQTQQQLLKDEIIRPDDYDAGKGMEHHLAPSWRLRATYYWEQTFAAGRELVVEHSYTPSVGGSVQTGITGQYTTAEQRKNYVHKFCTEPSFVTAVAAMTRKNGNQPPPEQRVSYVLTTGANWAKPIGDFHLTIDKGKPNSLVSFCETGVVKTGPTRFEVRKTNFKPGRDLNILIIDPPQ from the coding sequence GTGCATCAAAACATCGCTGCATCTGCGGCCGCTGTGGCGATCGCGCTGCTGACGTGCTGCCTTCCGGCCCGAGCCAACGACACCACCGCAGCGCTGACGACCGGCGGGCTCGAATTCCGCACCAACGCCGATATCGAAATGCTGTCGGAAGACTTGTCGATCTCGCGGGAGCGGATCGACGTGCGCTACCGCTTTCTCAATCGCTCCAGCGCCGATCAGCACGTCACCGTGGCGTTTCCGATGCCGGAGATCGACTTTTCCGACGCCAGCAACATCGACGTGCCGAACAACGACTCCGACAATTTCCTGAACTTCCGTACTAAGGTTGACGGCCGCGAGGTCACAGCTCAGCTCGAACAAAAGGCGCTGGTCGACAAAACCGACGTGACTGCCCGGCTGAAAGCCCTGGGCGTGCCGCTGCAACCGCGCGCGAAGGCGACCCAGACCGCGCTGGAAGCGCTGCCGGCGCAGACGCAGCAGCAACTGCTCAAGGACGAGATCATCCGGCCCGACGATTACGACGCCGGCAAGGGGATGGAGCATCATCTGGCGCCGAGCTGGCGGCTGCGGGCAACCTACTATTGGGAGCAGACCTTCGCGGCCGGGCGCGAGCTGGTGGTCGAGCACAGCTACACACCAAGTGTCGGCGGCAGCGTCCAGACCGGTATCACCGGCCAGTATACGACCGCAGAGCAGCGCAAAAACTACGTCCACAAGTTCTGCACCGAGCCCTCGTTCGTCACGGCCGTCGCAGCGATGACGCGCAAGAACGGCAACCAGCCGCCGCCGGAGCAGCGCGTCTCCTACGTCCTAACCACCGGCGCCAATTGGGCCAAGCCGATCGGCGATTTCCATCTGACGATCGACAAGGGCAAGCCCAACTCACTGGTCAGCTTCTGCGAGACCGGCGTGGTCAAGACCGGCCCCACCCGGTTCGAAGTGCGCAAGACCAACTTCAAGCCGGGTCGCGATCTCAACATCCTGATCATCGATCCGCCGCAGTAG
- the zigA gene encoding zinc metallochaperone GTPase ZigA, whose product MDHPLLPVTVLSGFLGAGKTTLLNRMLSNREGRRLAVIVNDMSEVNIDAELVRQDGGLTRSEETLVEMTNGCICCTLREDLLVEVRKLAESGRFDALVIESTGIAEPLPVAATFEFRDENGDSLSDVARLDTMVTVVDTASLLANYASQEFLRDRGEVAGADDERTLVDLLVEQIEFADVIVLNKVSATSPSRRETARSIVRALNSDAKIIEADFGDVPLSSVLHTGLFDFERAHQHPLWFKELNGFADHVPETEEYGIRSFVYRARRPFHPLRFQSFCNRSWPGVIRAKGFFWLATRPQHVGEIAQAGAMVRTSKRGLWWSAVPKTRWPDNVDWHEAMKPYFDPVWGDRRQEIVFIGTGEMDEAALRRQLDMCLVGEDAQFTPDAWQQLPDPFPSWAPAQN is encoded by the coding sequence ATGGATCACCCCCTCCTCCCGGTCACCGTGCTGTCCGGCTTTCTCGGCGCCGGCAAAACCACCCTGCTCAACCGGATGCTGTCCAACCGCGAAGGCCGGCGGCTGGCAGTGATCGTCAACGACATGAGCGAGGTGAACATTGACGCCGAGCTGGTGCGCCAGGATGGCGGGTTGACGCGGTCGGAGGAAACATTGGTCGAGATGACCAACGGCTGCATCTGCTGCACCCTACGCGAGGATCTGCTGGTCGAGGTCCGCAAGCTGGCCGAGAGCGGCCGGTTCGATGCACTCGTGATCGAATCCACCGGGATCGCCGAGCCGCTGCCGGTCGCGGCCACCTTCGAATTCCGCGACGAGAACGGCGACAGCCTCTCTGACGTCGCCCGGCTCGACACCATGGTGACGGTGGTCGATACCGCCAGCCTATTGGCGAACTACGCCAGCCAGGAATTCCTGCGCGACCGCGGCGAAGTCGCCGGCGCCGACGACGAGCGCACGCTGGTCGACCTGCTGGTCGAGCAGATCGAATTCGCCGACGTCATCGTGCTCAACAAGGTGTCGGCGACCTCGCCGAGCCGGCGCGAAACAGCGCGATCGATCGTGCGGGCGCTGAACTCGGATGCCAAGATCATTGAGGCCGATTTCGGCGACGTGCCGCTGTCGTCGGTGCTGCACACCGGGCTGTTCGATTTCGAGCGCGCGCATCAGCATCCGCTGTGGTTCAAGGAGCTGAACGGCTTTGCCGACCACGTGCCCGAGACCGAGGAATACGGCATCCGCTCATTCGTGTACCGGGCGCGGCGGCCGTTTCATCCGCTCCGCTTCCAGTCGTTCTGCAACCGCAGCTGGCCGGGCGTGATCCGCGCCAAGGGTTTCTTCTGGCTGGCAACGCGGCCGCAGCATGTCGGTGAAATCGCGCAGGCCGGCGCGATGGTCCGCACCTCCAAGCGAGGGCTGTGGTGGTCGGCGGTGCCGAAGACGCGCTGGCCGGACAATGTCGACTGGCACGAGGCGATGAAGCCGTATTTCGATCCGGTGTGGGGCGACCGTCGCCAGGAAATCGTATTCATCGGCACCGGCGAGATGGACGAAGCGGCACTGCGCCGCCAGCTCGACATGTGCCTGGTCGGTGAAGATGCACAGTTCACGCCGGATGCGTGGCAGCAACTGCCCGATCCGTTCCCGAGCTGGGCGCCGGCACAGAACTGA
- the ilvD gene encoding dihydroxy-acid dehydratase, translating to MPAYRSRTTTHGRNMAGARGLWRATGMKDSDFGKPIIAVVNSFTQFVPGHVHLKDLGQLVAREIEAAGGVAKEFNTIAVDDGIAMGHDGMLYSLPSRELIADSVEYMVNAHCADAMVCISNCDKITPGMLMAAMRLNIPAVFVSGGPMEAGKVVLKGKTHAVDLIDAMVAAADSAMSDEDVQTMERSACPTCGSCSGMFTANSMNCLTEALGLSLPGNGSVLATHSDRKRLFVEAGHTIVDLARRYYEGDDASVLPRNIANFKAFENAMTLDIAMGGSTNTVLHLLAAAREAELDFSMKDIDRLSRRVPCLSKIAPSVSDVHMEDVHRAGGIMAILGELDRAGLLDTSCTTVHSETLGAALARWDIRQSNSESVRTFFRAAPGGVPSQTAFSQDRRYDELDLDREKGVIRDAAHAFSKDGGLAVLYGNIALDGCIVKTAGVDASILTFSGPVKVFESQDDAVSAILTNKIVAGDVVVIRYEGPRGGPGMQEMLYPTSYLKSKGLGKACALITDGRFSGGTSGLSIGHVSPEAAEGGLIGLVRDGDRISIDIPNRTISLDVSEAELAKRGEEERARGEAAWTPKDRKRNVSAALQAYAMLTTSAANGAVRDVKRRFGKSN from the coding sequence ATGCCTGCTTATCGCTCGAGAACGACGACCCACGGCCGCAACATGGCCGGCGCGCGCGGCCTGTGGCGCGCCACCGGTATGAAGGATTCCGACTTCGGCAAGCCGATCATCGCGGTGGTCAATTCGTTCACCCAGTTCGTGCCCGGCCACGTCCATCTCAAGGACCTCGGCCAGCTTGTTGCGCGTGAGATCGAAGCGGCCGGCGGCGTTGCCAAGGAGTTCAACACCATCGCGGTCGATGACGGCATCGCGATGGGCCACGACGGCATGCTGTATTCGCTGCCGTCGCGTGAGCTGATCGCCGACAGCGTCGAGTACATGGTCAACGCGCACTGCGCTGACGCGATGGTGTGCATCTCCAACTGCGACAAGATCACGCCCGGCATGCTGATGGCGGCGATGCGGCTTAATATTCCGGCCGTGTTCGTCTCCGGCGGCCCGATGGAAGCTGGCAAGGTGGTGCTGAAGGGTAAGACACACGCGGTCGACCTGATCGACGCGATGGTCGCCGCCGCCGACAGCGCCATGAGCGACGAAGACGTGCAGACGATGGAACGTTCGGCATGTCCGACCTGCGGCTCGTGCTCGGGCATGTTCACCGCCAATTCGATGAACTGCCTCACAGAAGCGCTCGGCCTGTCGTTGCCGGGCAACGGCTCGGTGCTCGCCACCCATTCTGATCGCAAGCGGCTGTTCGTCGAGGCTGGCCACACCATCGTCGATCTAGCGCGCCGTTACTACGAAGGCGACGACGCCTCGGTGCTGCCGCGCAACATCGCGAACTTCAAGGCGTTCGAGAACGCGATGACGCTCGACATCGCGATGGGCGGCTCGACCAACACCGTGCTGCATCTGCTGGCCGCGGCGCGCGAGGCCGAACTCGACTTCTCGATGAAGGATATCGATCGGCTGTCGCGCCGGGTGCCGTGCCTCAGCAAGATCGCGCCTTCGGTGTCCGACGTGCACATGGAAGACGTGCATCGCGCCGGCGGCATCATGGCCATCCTGGGCGAACTCGACCGCGCCGGCCTGCTCGATACGTCCTGCACCACGGTGCATTCCGAAACGCTCGGCGCAGCGCTCGCGCGCTGGGACATCCGCCAGAGCAACAGCGAGAGCGTCCGCACCTTTTTCCGAGCGGCGCCGGGCGGTGTGCCGTCGCAGACCGCGTTCAGCCAGGACCGCCGCTACGACGAGCTCGATCTCGACCGTGAGAAGGGCGTGATCCGCGACGCCGCGCATGCGTTCAGCAAGGACGGCGGCCTCGCCGTCCTGTACGGCAACATCGCGCTGGACGGCTGCATTGTGAAGACCGCCGGCGTCGACGCCTCGATCCTGACCTTCTCGGGTCCGGTGAAGGTGTTCGAGAGCCAGGACGACGCGGTGTCGGCGATCCTGACCAACAAGATCGTCGCCGGCGATGTGGTCGTGATCCGCTACGAAGGTCCGCGCGGTGGTCCGGGCATGCAGGAGATGCTGTATCCGACCAGCTATCTGAAATCGAAGGGCCTCGGCAAAGCCTGCGCGCTGATCACCGACGGCCGGTTCTCGGGCGGCACCTCTGGCCTGTCGATCGGCCACGTCTCGCCGGAAGCGGCGGAAGGCGGCCTGATCGGCCTGGTACGCGACGGCGACCGGATCTCGATCGACATCCCGAACCGTACCATCAGCCTCGACGTCTCCGAAGCCGAACTCGCCAAGCGCGGCGAGGAAGAGCGGGCGCGCGGCGAAGCGGCGTGGACGCCCAAGGACCGCAAGCGCAACGTCTCGGCTGCGCTGCAGGCCTACGCGATGCTGACCACCAGCGCCGCCAACGGCGCGGTGCGCGATGTGAAGCGTCGGTTCGGTAAGTCGAACTAA
- a CDS encoding gamma-glutamyl-gamma-aminobutyrate hydrolase family protein, with product MTGRAVIGVIGNAHLVDNRFAVQHVGERNLRAVAEVAGALPLMFGGSSEFAQIEDLLEVVDGILLTGGRANVHPTYFKTEPNPRHEPYDQPRDELALALVRTCVERGVPLFGICRGFQEMNVAYGGSLHPEIRELPGRMNHRMPRLENGEIHPDPTVVFADRHNVQLTSDGVFSRLLGRDLIRVNSLHGQGILEPGPRIVIEGVAEDGTIEAIRIADAPGFALGVQWHAEYDPQVNPINRALFLAFGEAVTAYRTARQRPAVLRRSG from the coding sequence ATGACTGGCAGAGCGGTGATCGGCGTGATCGGCAACGCCCATCTCGTCGATAATCGGTTTGCCGTCCAGCATGTGGGCGAGCGCAACCTGCGCGCGGTGGCCGAGGTTGCCGGCGCGCTGCCGCTGATGTTCGGCGGCTCGTCAGAGTTCGCCCAGATCGAGGACCTGCTGGAGGTGGTCGACGGCATCCTGCTCACCGGCGGCCGGGCCAACGTGCATCCGACCTACTTCAAGACCGAGCCCAATCCGCGCCACGAGCCCTACGACCAGCCGCGCGACGAGCTGGCGCTGGCGCTCGTGCGTACCTGCGTCGAGCGCGGTGTGCCGCTGTTCGGGATCTGCCGCGGCTTTCAGGAGATGAACGTCGCCTATGGCGGCTCGCTGCATCCGGAGATTCGCGAGCTGCCGGGGCGGATGAACCACCGCATGCCGCGGCTGGAGAATGGCGAGATCCATCCCGATCCGACCGTTGTGTTCGCCGATCGCCACAACGTGCAGCTTACGTCCGATGGCGTGTTCTCACGCCTGCTCGGCCGCGATCTGATCCGGGTGAATTCGTTGCATGGCCAGGGCATTCTTGAGCCCGGCCCGCGCATTGTGATCGAAGGCGTCGCCGAGGACGGCACCATCGAAGCGATTCGCATCGCCGATGCGCCCGGCTTCGCGCTCGGCGTGCAGTGGCACGCCGAATACGATCCGCAGGTCAATCCGATCAACCGCGCGCTGTTTTTGGCCTTCGGGGAAGCTGTCACCGCGTATCGTACGGCGCGGCAGCGGCCGGCCGTGCTGCGGCGGTCGGGCTGA